The genomic interval TAttgatattatcattattaatattatgattAATAGCATGGCGAACTCTTAGTAAGCACGGACAGCTAACTGCGGGACGAATCCAGCTAGCGCGTTAGCTTCCGAGCTAACCGCTTAACGGTGGATGCTATCGATGAAGCGGAGCCGCACGCGGGTGCGCCGGGCTTCACCTGACACCGGACACCGGCGATGTTTTCTTCCTACAAAACAGTGACGCGCGCGTTTGTTTGCAACCGCAGACTCGAACGTGACGGAACGCGTCGAGCAGCAGAAGCAGTGATTTGATTTTAgatgcgtgttttttttttttaacttacgACGGGTCCCTTCACTGCGACTGACATCTTGGCTTCTTCGACACGCACGAACGGGGCAGCACCGAGCGCCACCGTGTCGTTATACCGCCACCTAGCGGGGCGGGAGCTCTGGCGTGTTACAGTGAAACTGTCCACATTACGACGATTCATTGTGTCAGTTCTATCCATTCAATAGGATCTTATTGTTTCCCCTCATTGCAGCtgctgttgaaatatttaagaTTTCACATAGGGTGGCCCTCAACTCAAAGCTGAACGCTCACTGAGCAAAGAggtttttttatcaatttcacCATAAAGTGACAACTCAGCCAGTTTGGTTGGCAGTAATCATTTATCAGCTCAAGAAATAAATGTGCACACTTGCTTGGAATAGAAAAGACATGTTGTTATACCAACCGGAACTGCCGCTCTGTAAATATTCCTACGGCAAACAGTACTGCAcccaagttcaaatatttaccGAATACATCTGCACAGCGAAAAAGCAAAATGTAGCCAGGCCGCAGTAAATAAATCTAATGAAGGGCACCGCATTAAAGACAGGTTAGTGCTGCTACACCGTATGGGCCGCACGCGGCGTCGTGAAGACTCATACTGCGTTGACCTGAGCTGATGTGTAGCTTCTTCCAAGTAAAATCAATGGACGTTTTGTCAGTGCCGTGCCTGCTAATAAAAGCAGTAGGCTGTTGTGCGTTGGTACACCATGAAGAGTTTGCTTGAGGTCTCTCAGCTGCGGGCACTGCACGCAGTCCGATGTGCATAATCCAAACAGGGCAATCCAACTCCCACCTCGATATGCAAGCTATAGGCTGCACAATTGGAGCACTGTGTCCGAGGATTCCAAGCCTCGTCATAATAAAGTCAATAAATGCAGCAGAGTAAAACACAGATGGGCATCTTTGTGGTTTGGTTGATTTGAACAGACGGGCTTGGATTCTTCAGGGGTGGTGGGGAGCGAAAGGGGGGGGAGGAAACACGGGGGTTGAGCAGCTTCAATCTGCCTGGATCTTTGCACATTTACTCacaaaagtgacaaacaaaacaCGAAGACGAAGGATCATAAAAGGAGGAAGGAATCGAACGATGAGCCACTGTCAGCTTGTCTTTGATGACTGCATTCCTTCCGTGTGGATTGATGCATTGACAGGGTCTCAAAGGCATTTAAATGTGACTATGTGGAGGCTTTTGTAGACAGATGATATCATTAAAGACCCCTTTGTCTGTCTTGATTAACTGTGATAATAAAGCAGATTCTTGCTCTTTGCGAAAtcaaaaaaagctttttgttccttttatcATTTAACATCAAAATAGTACAGTAGGTGTTTTTAAGGCACTTTTCTCTTGCACTATTATCAACAAACTGAGGACTATAATGACCTCAAATATAAAATGCTACATATAATAACACGGTTAAAGGAACAGGGTTGTATCAGGCATATTTATTTGCGTTTTGGCCTCGTGGACACGGGCCAGACCAATATCCTTAACACACATCCTGCTGCATCCAGCTACATTCGTCAACAGAGCGGTGATGCGGCGCCTCATCACACTGCGCTTGATCAGAGCTTAACTTCATCATGATCTAGTCGGGCTATTTTCTGACAATTCACAGAGAGATTACCGTGACCTAATCATGTGCTTTAACCAAAGAGCACCAACCATCCAAAAACAGCCCCACCCATTTTAAAGCACACATAAAATACCATGTTAACAGTACCTTATATACACAGTCGGGCAGGAGCAACTCTCTGACAGAGccactgacattttttaaaacaggatATCCCTTGCTGACCTGCAGAGGTGTAATAAGGTAAGACTTTTTTAACCAAAATGTGAAGGGGAATGCAAATCACATTGTTGCATAAATACTTAGCCAAAGTCACATAGAGGTTAGTGGTGATTTGTTTAATATCTTCACTTGTCAATGCAATgcaacaaagcattttttttgcaattttttctCTATTGTTTCAGTTGAATTTGAGCTGAACTGGGatcaaaaaaaaatgggaaacgAGCATTCCAACCACAAAGAGCTGAGCCAGGTAAAATGATGCAAATTTCAAAACAAGCCTGTAATGTTATATCTGGATTATGTGTAACTTTGCTGCCTCTAAATTAGTGGTAAGACACacatggaaaaaaggaaatgttagttaatcccccccccaaacatattattatatataaataattaaatatatacaaatattgcTGGATTGTTCAGTTGTCCGTTTAAAGTCCAATCCAATGTTTctcttgaaatgaaaacctgaAAATGTGCATGGGtcaatattaatttttttgtttattgttttcttcGTAGAATGGAAAAGCGAGAGAGAAGAGTCGGAAGATATCGGTGAATGGCGTCACTGCGAACATCAAATTTAATGGAGTGGGGAATGATGGTGAGggatattttctttctttacttgttaaattaaataaaagaaaagtaataaatgaCAATGTGTAATCTATACATGATATATAAATGCAGACACCATTAACGGGTGTCCCTATAAAACTCCTTTCTTAAACTTTTGAGTATCTAATGATGAGAAAACAGGATTCACTGTCCAATATTCAGTTTGATTGTTTCTTGCcaaatgggaaaataaatatatcttaTCAGTGTGTGATGGATGAAAATCAGACAATCTGTCACATGTCCATGTTGTATTAGTCCCTCCGGACTCTCATAATGCTCTGCAAACACAGTGACTCCCAGCTGGATTGTAGCTTCAGGTTTCCAATGTAGGCGTTGTCTCAAGACACCGACAAGAAGCAACTAATGACCTGTCATGTGGTTAGTGTTGCTGCAGTGACAATAACGCCGTAACCTTCCCACACCACTTCAGTTTGTCTAAGGGCTCATGTTGAAGCCGGACACAAAGATGTTACTTTCTCAAATTGACCAGCCCATGTTTACTCCACGGAGCATTGCACAAGTAAATATGATACACGACTTAAATGTTGCATATGCAGAGTTTATTAGATGTATTCAGTAATAAAAACTTGGGACTAGTCTTGCATGAGTTACTTTTTGAATAAGATTATTGCAGCAAAGACTTGAAATTATAGAAATCAGAACGTATTTAAAGTGGCGACCaataacattttgacattgtaAAGAACATATGTGCATATAAAATTTGACTTACtgtattattaaaaagaaataacattaCTAGCACTTCATTTTTAGCCCcatgttgaaagagttgtcaGTCAATTTAGCGATGGCAGGTCCAATCCTACATTTTGAAATTTGGTGCTTGATCACATTTTGATcacaaattcttcttcttcttcttgttttgcaGTCGACGGTGAGACCGTTGTCCACCAAAATGGCGAGCCCTTCTCTCTGATCCTGGCCACAGAATCACCTGAGCCTGACTTTGTGATAGTCGAATCGGACTGTCAGCCCGCTGAGGCCGAGGTTATTTCTGAAGTCTCCGAAGCCATCGTGCACATGGCGAAGCTCAAGAAGGGTAGATCGGAAAAAGTTTCCCTCCttgacaaaatgttcaaaaagaaaGCAGAACCTCCAGTTGATGTAGAGAGTGTTCAACAAGCGGAAACGTCAAATGAAGATCAAACGGATGTAAGTCCTCCTGCCGCTGAACCACAGCCGGTGAGTAGttcttctgtgtttatttgaaagTTGATATTCTCGACATCTTTACTGTCAACTGTTCCCATGAAAAGCCCAAACCAACAATGAACTCTTTCCAGTTAGTATTGCCTGTGCAGCTAAACCATGACATACagtgtcttcttcctctttaccATAGAGCTCCATTATAATAAAATCTTTTAAAGAGCCCACTGGGTGACGTACTCTGTCTTTACAATGGATTGACATGGACACCGTCGTATATTTGGAGTCAGTCCTTGAAACAGATGTGTGTTAATCTGCAACTGAATCTAAtcagtttcctcctgtttgagtAACTTGCAAGATAGAGTGCTCAACTGttttagatattttaaaaaaggactgCACTTTTGTATTTGTTCCATAATTTTATGATTACCTTTTCAGtaagagaattttttttttcaatcttttcattggatttgttgACTAAAACAGAATATAGACAAAAACGAGCCTTACCCTTTATTTCTTTGAACTAATCTCCCAAACAATCTAAACTAACCAAATTGCTTGAgattaataatcattttcataatttcacttCTAACAGTAATAACGCGTAAAACatacttcaaaaagaaaaaatttaaataacataTCCATCACTGAGAGACGCACAAAAATTGAAACGTCTTCAAAAATAATGCAATACGCCATCCCTGCAATAAATATATTCAGCACTATCTTGACtagtgtgtttatgttttgaagCTTTGGTGGTTTTGTATTGGGTAACATTATACCTAGAGATAGTTATGATTTGatatcattcatatttttacagtgcatactgtatatgaaatgCAATACAGCAACATCCCGTGACACAACATCCTTTGATTTTAATCAACATCTCACTGACGCAGTTTCAACAACAATTTAGGACAGTATATACACAGTGTTATCAAGAACACGGTTGTTATTTGTGTCCCGGAAGCaaaaaccaaatgtttttttatctaaaCATGAATGTTGATTTTCACGATAAAGGAGTGGAACCCAAGTGGAGAGGAAGCTGCCTCAATGATCGTCATCGAGCACCAAGAGGAGGTCGAACAAAGAGCGGACACGTCAACGCAAACGGACAGAAAAACTGAAGCCGatatttcaacacaaactgGTGACGATGGCGATGCAGCTGTCAATCCTGAAGGCCCAGTGGAAAAGGAAGTTGTGATGGAGACAGCCACAACTGACGATTCGCTGGATAAATCTGATGTTATAATTGCTGAGGAGGCTGTAGAGGACACTGCAAATGAGGAACCCTCAGACTATCAGACAGCTGGCATCATGAATCAAAATGTGGTCGTATTGGTGAAGGATGTGTACGAGAGCATGGTGTTCAGAGCGGAGCGGGTGGAGGTTAATGATAATTTTGAAATTAGCCACTGCAATCCCGGGGAAGAGAGTATTAATGGACCCGAGTTAACAGAGCCAGAAATTCCTGCAGAACCAGAATCCAACCCAAACAAATCCATTATAGAAGGGGACATGtttgaagaggaaacagagtcATTGGAGATCTCTTCCAGCCTTCCTAAAGTGGTGGCAGATTGTATTGAGCTTGTTTTTGCTCCTGTTTCTGAATCCGCCGACTACACTGCTGGAGACACGTCCGAGCCAACAGAAGATGAAGTAATTGCTGCAGACAATGGTGAAGAAGCTGGAGACATGTCAGCAAATGCGGCAGTGATTGAAACCACTGAACCTGAGCCTAATGTCATCACTCCTGAAGCTGGGGATGTTCCTTCCCTAGACGAAGAGTCAGTGACTCTGGTGATGGAAACAATTTCTGAGGTGGCTCATGAAGAGCCATATCCTTCACCTGCAAACCAAGACACTTATGTAGAGGAACATCCTGAGGTTGCCACTAATGATGCTGTTGTAGTTGGCGATGCACCAGAAATAAGTGAACAAGACAAACTCAGCCCTGTGATTGACAATGAGCCATCAGAGACGTGTGATAGCTGCCCAGAGGAAGAGACGATCATTGTGGAGGTATCTTCCAATGAGCTTATCACCCCTGAGGAATGTACTGAAGATGCTCCTGATGATGAAGTGAAGTCTGAGTCAACTCTTGAAGTCATCAGTTCAGATGAGAACATTGAGATTGGTGAAGAAGCGATATCTGACGTGGGACCAGAAACAGCTGAAGAATCAGAACCAAGTCTTGCTGTTGTCAGCGAAGGAGATGAGGTGATACCAGAGACAGCGATTGATGTCCTCGCTCAAGTATTTGAATCCATTGAATCACGTCCTCGGGAGACTGCAGCAGATAATGACAGCCCTCTGGAAGAAGAGGTAATCACTGCAACAGTTTTTGTGCCCCTCTTTGGGAAACAAGAAGTAAGCCTCACAGTTCCAGAAGAGCCTGTGGAAGAGACAATCATCCCATCTAAAGATGAGGCAGTTACTGGAGAGTTGAATGAAGACGCTATAGAGGCTTTATCAAATGAATGGGATGGTGTGCCAGTTTGTCTTGAGGAAGATACCGCTGTTCGAGAATCATCCACTGAAGGAAAGGTCACAGAAGAAAATCCAAGCCCTTGTGAGGAAGATGAAACCATTAAGGTGTTAGAGAACACAGTAGAATCAGTCATTGAGGCTAGTTTAGAGAAGCTTGAATTCACTGAAAACATAGTTGAGGAACCTGAAAATTTGCAAATTGATGTGCCACCAGTGAAAATCACAGAAGAGTCTGAGCCTTGCCTCTTAGtccaaggggaggaggagaacattTCCCCAGCTGAAGCTCTGTTGGAAGATCCTGATGAAGATGCTTCACCTGTGGTTGAGATGGAGGTCTTGGAATCTGTTGAATTATCTGATTCTGACCCTGCTAATTCAGAAGAGCCAGTGGAGGAGATTGAAGCACAACCAAAATCCGAAGTGCTAGTGGTAATCCTTGAGCCATCTGCAGATGAAATTATAGAAGAGATCATATGTGAAGACAATTCTGGTGATGTTCCAGTTGAGGAGAACTCTCAAATTGAAATGCCAGAAGAGCATGTAGCAAAGTGCGCTGGGGCCATTTTGGAGACTATCCGAGAAGAACTGATTTCAGAAGAAGCTGGATGTAACCTTGTGACTTCGGAGGAGGTAGCACCAGAAttcacagcagaggagcagacTGCTTTAGCTTTGGTTGATGTGGAAGTCTTGGAAGCTGTCGAATCAACTGATACTGATGCTTCTGATTCCGAAGAGCCGTGGGAGGAGAGTGAGCCACAACCAACATCCGAAGTACTGGTGGCAATCCTTGAGACAACTGAAGATGAAGGTGCAAAGAAGATTCTACGTGAAGAAGATAAAACTGGTGATGTTCCAGTTGAAAAGAACTCCACAATTGAAATGCCAGACGAGCCCATGGCAAAGTACGTTGAGGCCATTTTGGAGACTATTCCAGAGGAACTCATTGCCGAAGAAGTTGAATGCGACCATGTGTCTTCAGAGGAGGTAGCACCACAGGTCACAGCAGAGGACCAGACTGCTTCACCTACAGTAGATGTGGAAGTCATGGAAGCTGTTGATTCAACTGTTACCGATGCTGCTAAATCTGAagagccggaggaggagagtgagtcACAACCAAAATCCGAAGTACTCGTGGCAATCCTGGAGACAACTGAAGATGAAGGCTCTAAAGAGATTCTATGTGAAAAAGACAATTCTGGTGATGTTCCAGTTGAGGAGAACTCCAGAGATGAGCCCGTGGCAGAGTGCGTTGAGGCCGTTCTCGAGGCTATAGTAGAAGAAGTCATTGCAGAAGAAGCTGAATGTGACCACGTAACTTCACAAGGGGTAGCACCGAAGGTCTCAGCAGTCACTAATATGGACATGGAAGCTTTATGTCACAGGTTGAAGTCAGTTTGTACATCAACTGTTGAAGAATCATTGTACAGGGTTGGTGGTTTAGAAATATTTTCACTTGGACACAGTATTACTGTTACGATTAATGTGGCTCCAAAGACAGGGCAGCAATAACATTTTGAAGGAATTTCAGAAggagttttcattttgaaaaatattggTCTGCCCCTCATTAGgacattgtgtgttttatggtATGTTGTCGCCATTACAACTTTattgtaaaattatatttttttgctttatgaTAATGCAAACTGCCtctttttgtatatatatatatcatcaacACAAAGTTCTCATTGTAAAGAACTGACACATTTtccaataaaatgaaaaaatgaaaaattctgTTCAGTCATGCTTTTTCTTAATGATTAATTGCATTGTCTtgtaataatgacaaataataCTTCCTTATATGAATTTATATTAAAtccaaacaataacaaaatagaTTCCAACCTAAAACAAACTAAATCCATAAATCTGGATCAGGTCAGTTCTATACTTTTAAAGTTACGACACAGCAAGGTATTGGAGctttctgacatttctctgGACATAACTCTCACACATTGTTGAATATCAATGAGTGAGGGGTGggacacacacattaataaaagGGTGATTGTTGACAATGCCCCGAGTAGGCAGAGGCATGGCTGGAATTGTGCTCCCATCTCAATGCTGCGATTAAGACACTCACTGCTTGCATATCGGCTCTGCTGCTCTAACATAACTCTCAAAGGCCTATTCTTTGTGATGGTGTTTAGGAGACAGCTACAGCTAACCTAAAGCAAGAGTCAGACTCATTAACGGAGCCAGAAAGTGGTGTGACTCTAGAGCAAGAAAACGCTGCTGAAACTTTCAACGGGAACAGTGAACCTGAGGAAAACCAGGAGGAGAGTCACCCTGAAGATAATCCAGTTATGAACTTCTTCAAAACCCTAGTAAGTGACACCATTTTAAGAAATTGAGTGTTGTTTGTATGCTCTTGACGTTTGTAATTGCTTGTCATGTAAAATTAGACTGCCTGGGAAAAGTGAATTGTTGACTTGCTGTAATctaagtggggggaaaaaaatccaacctGGTTATCTCCACCTATTACTGAAGGCAAACAGCTgctcaaacaacaaaaatgaaaattaatgtGTGCTCTAATTATTCTTCAAAGGTTTAAAGCCACTGAAGACGAGACGTTTTGCAAGTAGCCTGACAAAGTGGAGATCAGTGATGATAAATGACACAGTGAAGATGTTTAATTTTTACTGTGTTGTGGTATGTGAAGGGGGCAGTTTAAATGTATCCATAACACATTCTGCCACGATGACAGTTCCTTATGGAAAAAAGATATTACAACCAGCCATTGTATTCCTCTTCATCATGCTGCCTTTTGGATTCATGCCGTTTTAAAGAGTTACCATTGCCCTAGCCCCATGCTAATCAAGTCTTTGAACATGCGGGAATGTGGTGGCCTATTGTTCAGCCCATAGTGTGAGCTCACAAGGGAGGCCTGTGCGCCTGGAAGTTGAGATTTGTGAAGATAGAGCGAGGGCAGGCCTACGCCATCGCCAGAGCACAATGGCTGTCACAATGACAgcgcatgtactgtatgtgctctgTCGGGGACCTCAGAGTGCTCCCTGTGTGCCTTAGTCGGGCCTCACCATAAGGGTTTTATGTCTGCATCCATAAAAAGGCTTCTGTTTTatctaaataataatttttctgtCCTTCTTACATCAACTGCATCCTCTGTTTCTAGACatttcacactgcagctttacCGCCAGctacatttaataaaaatactGCTCCACGATActtacacatttaacatttgaagGTTAGGTGTTTTGTCTTCTTGCATTAAAGAAACCCCCAGACTGAAGACAGTTCAATTTCCTTCCCTTCTTGCACAGGTGACGCCCACTAAAACATCCAAAAAGGAATCGGCTACTCCCGAAGCCGCTAAAGATCAGGTGAACGGATGTTCATGAAGCATAACAATACACCAAATATtgctctcatttcatttgctgtcattgctttatttatatttccaaAGCCGAATCGGCGAATTCGATGACGTGCGGTTTGATTATCGAGAACCGATTTGGGAAATGCAGGTGCAATTTGCAGTAACATTTCTGTTCTGCCTTTGACTTTATGGAGGATGTTTCTGACCAGCCTTTACAGAGACATCTACGAGAGCTTTTTGCAGATCTTTGTTGGCTTCAGTTTAACTTCACTCGCTAACTGCTTCCCTTTTCTGTTGCCAAATAGTCGCAGAAGGAGACCCAACCAGCGGCAACCACTACTGTGAGCACAAAAAAGGAATACATTCCCGATACATGCCTGGGTTCAGTTCAGCCTTCAGTTCCAGAAATGACACCTTATTTGCAAATTTGACTACTAATTAAAATactaatttcatttttaatagctAGAACTGGAAGTAACTCTTATTGCTGATACCGTAAGTTAAATAATGCTTCACCTAAAACTgccatgaaataaaatgcaaacGGGACAATTTCCTTCAGTTTTTCCTCGGCAAATCTTTCTTCTaacatcctctctccctcttgaaTAGGCTGCACAAATATCTGAACCGCCTGCGGCACCCAAAGGAATGTCTatcccaccacctcctcccccagagcCACCAAAGATGGAAATCAAAGGCGAACCAGCTGCCAAACCTGCAAAGCCCACACCAAAAGAAGAACCAAAGGCTGCTGCGAAGGAATCTGAGCCCTCCAAAGGGAAATCCGCCAAAGACACTCTGAGCAGTTTTTTCCGTCCAAAGGTAAATAAACTGAGCGCGAGATAACGTCCTTGTTTTAAGGGGGTGTTTCATGTAGGGCTTTCGGTGAGTTTTGTGTTCCTCAGGGTGTCAGGTTATAACGCAGTGTGAATACATGCTGTATATGTGAATTTGAGGTACTGCTTGGTGTCACGGCATCAAAAGGCAAAGGAGCCAAAGCCCCGTTCAAGACTGCAGCATGCAGCGGTACGGTAGATCGTCATTTTCTCAAACTGACCCCAGCTCGTCCTGCTACTAACTGCAACTGAACAAGCACTGATCCAGTCATGAACATCATCCAGGCGAATCTGGTTTTGTACCACAAACGAGACTCCCACTGCGGTTTCTACCACAGTCCATTCTTACTTCATGAAAAATCAAAAGTGCACCGGTGATTCAttaaatcaacacacacacaaaaattgtttcacattttgggaaatgccaTTTTTTTATTGGATGAGAAGGTCGATGCCTCTCTCTCATGTCTGGGCTTGACGTTTGAAACTAAATCCAGGaggcagttagcttagcttagcacaaagactggaaacagggggaaactcTTAGCCTAGCTGGCTCACTCATACCTGCCAGCACCTGTACAGCGACATCTCACAATATTGAAGGTTCATTTGCTCAGTCTGTATTAATATGACGATGGGCCTTTCTCATCTTACTCGTGTCAAATATAGATAAAAGTCAAACAGTTCCTTGTGGTTATCATTAACGGCCatgttaacatatttttttttttttgaggttcTGGGGACGATCATTGCTTTTTACTAACTAACAACTCCCTCACTGTCCTGCAGACAATCAAGGAGGCACCGCCGCCAGCAGTACAAGTAGAGGTAAACCAAAGAGTGGGCTCTGTCTTCTCATCTGTATTCAGAGAATGTTGTATGAATTcattctggtgtgtgtgtgtgtgtgtgtgtgtgtgtgaatctacCTGCACTGGATTTCAAGTATCTCACCAGCAGATCCTGACACAAACTGATTCAGAATTATCACGGGCAACTACCGCCCAACGCCCAGTAGTAAATCACAGCATTTGAATTGAGTTCAAACCTGCATCGGTTCACATTAAACAAGCACTTTTACTCTGCAGGAGACACCTGTGGAGGCCCCAGAGCCGGTTGTAGAAGTCCAGGTAAATCCAAGAGGATATTCTCTAGACATTTGATCATCACTAAAATGCG from Scophthalmus maximus strain ysfricsl-2021 chromosome 3, ASM2237912v1, whole genome shotgun sequence carries:
- the bcas1 gene encoding breast carcinoma-amplified sequence 1 isoform X3, which encodes MGNEHSNHKELSQNGKAREKSRKISVNGVTANIKFNGVGNDVDGETVVHQNGEPFSLILATESPEPDFVIVESDCQPAEAEVISEVSEAIVHMAKLKKGRSEKVSLLDKMFKKKAEPPVDVESVQQAETSNEDQTDVSPPAAEPQPETATANLKQESDSLTEPESGVTLEQENAAETFNGNSEPEENQEESHPEDNPVMNFFKTLVTPTKTSKKESATPEAAKDQSQKETQPAATTTLELEVTLIADTAAQISEPPAAPKGMSIPPPPPPEPPKMEIKGEPAAKPAKPTPKEEPKAAAKESEPSKGKSAKDTLSSFFRPKTIKEAPPPAVQVEETPVEAPEPVVEVQSENKVEPQATAEEATRPVVEEQKVDPSKTGTLEAAAKKPEPPPPVQEEKKKTASKSPSFLSFFKPKAAVPKKAAAAAAAAAAPAAEAPQTVKANKEEPKAAAKSSEVVADNKQASLAPQAGDDGASVPRKLEKRNSIHLFFKTLGQKRHSTDAGVQTEPAAAAAAAEKAK
- the bcas1 gene encoding breast carcinoma-amplified sequence 1 isoform X1, whose protein sequence is MGNEHSNHKELSQNGKAREKSRKISVNGVTANIKFNGVGNDVDGETVVHQNGEPFSLILATESPEPDFVIVESDCQPAEAEVISEVSEAIVHMAKLKKGRSEKVSLLDKMFKKKAEPPVDVESVQQAETSNEDQTDVSPPAAEPQPETATANLKQESDSLTEPESGVTLEQENAAETFNGNSEPEENQEESHPEDNPVMNFFKTLVTPTKTSKKESATPEAAKDQSQKETQPAATTTLELEVTLIADTAAQISEPPAAPKGMSIPPPPPPEPPKMEIKGEPAAKPAKPTPKEEPKAAAKESEPSKGKSAKDTLSSFFRPKTIKEAPPPAVQVEETPVEAPEPVVEVQSENKVEPQATAEEATRPVVEEQMVDGAPEPVQDAEKVDPSKTGTLEAAAKKPEPPPPVQEEKKKTASKSPSFLSFFKPKAAVPKKAAAAAAAAAAPAAEAPQTVKANKEEPKAAAKSSEVVADNKQASLAPQAGDDGASVPRKLEKRNSIHLFFKTLGQKRHSTDAGVQTEPAAAAAAAEKAK
- the bcas1 gene encoding breast carcinoma-amplified sequence 1 isoform X6; its protein translation is MGNEHSNHKELSQNGKAREKSRKISVNGVTANIKFNGVGNDVDGETVVHQNGEPFSLILATESPEPDFVIVESDCQPAEAEVISEVSEAIVHMAKLKKGRSEKVSLLDKMFKKKAEPPVDVESVQQAETSNEDQTDVSPPAAEPQPETATANLKQESDSLTEPESGVTLEQENAAETFNGNSEPEENQEESHPEDNPVMNFFKTLVTPTKTSKKESATPEAAKDQSQKETQPAATTTLELEVTLIADTAAQISEPPAAPKGMSIPPPPPPEPPKMEIKGEPAAKPAKPTPKEEPKAAAKESEPSKGKSAKDTLSSFFRPKKVDPSKTGTLEAAAKKPEPPPPVQEEKKKTASKSPSFLSFFKPKAAVPKKAAAAAAAAAAPAAEAPQTVKANKEEPKAAAKSSEVVADNKQASLAPQAGDDGASVPRKLEKRNSIHLFFKTLGQKRHSTDAGVQTEPAAAAAAAEKAK
- the bcas1 gene encoding breast carcinoma-amplified sequence 1 isoform X5 yields the protein MGNEHSNHKELSQNGKAREKSRKISVNGVTANIKFNGVGNDVDGETVVHQNGEPFSLILATESPEPDFVIVESDCQPAEAEVISEVSEAIVHMAKLKKGRSEKVSLLDKMFKKKAEPPVDVESVQQAETSNEDQTDVSPPAAEPQPETATANLKQESDSLTEPESGVTLEQENAAETFNGNSEPEENQEESHPEDNPVMNFFKTLAAQISEPPAAPKGMSIPPPPPPEPPKMEIKGEPAAKPAKPTPKEEPKAAAKESEPSKGKSAKDTLSSFFRPKTIKEAPPPAVQVEETPVEAPEPVVEVQSENKVEPQATAEEATRPVVEEQMVDGAPEPVQDAEKVDPSKTGTLEAAAKKPEPPPPVQEEKKKTASKSPSFLSFFKPKAAVPKKAAAAAAAAAAPAAEAPQTVKANKEEPKAAAKSSEVVADNKQASLAPQAGDDGASVPRKLEKRNSIHLFFKTLGQKRHSTDAGVQTEPAAAAAAAEKAK
- the bcas1 gene encoding breast carcinoma-amplified sequence 1 isoform X4; translated protein: MGNEHSNHKELSQNGKAREKSRKISVNGVTANIKFNGVGNDVDGETVVHQNGEPFSLILATESPEPDFVIVESDCQPAEAEVISEVSEAIVHMAKLKKGRSEKVSLLDKMFKKKAEPPVDVESVQQAETSNEDQTDVSPPAAEPQPETATANLKQESDSLTEPESGVTLEQENAAETFNGNSEPEENQEESHPEDNPVMNFFKTLVTPTKTSKKESATPEAAKDQAAQISEPPAAPKGMSIPPPPPPEPPKMEIKGEPAAKPAKPTPKEEPKAAAKESEPSKGKSAKDTLSSFFRPKTIKEAPPPAVQVEETPVEAPEPVVEVQSENKVEPQATAEEATRPVVEEQMVDGAPEPVQDAEKVDPSKTGTLEAAAKKPEPPPPVQEEKKKTASKSPSFLSFFKPKAAVPKKAAAAAAAAAAPAAEAPQTVKANKEEPKAAAKSSEVVADNKQASLAPQAGDDGASVPRKLEKRNSIHLFFKTLGQKRHSTDAGVQTEPAAAAAAAEKAK
- the bcas1 gene encoding breast carcinoma-amplified sequence 1 isoform X2; this encodes MGNEHSNHKELSQNGKAREKSRKISVNGVTANIKFNGVGNDVDGETVVHQNGEPFSLILATESPEPDFVIVESDCQPAEAEVISEVSEAIVHMAKLKKGRSEKVSLLDKMFKKKAEPPVDVESVQQAETSNEDQTDVSPPAAEPQPETATANLKQESDSLTEPESGVTLEQENAAETFNGNSEPEENQEESHPEDNPVMNFFKTLVTPTKTSKKESATPEAAKDQSQKETQPAATTTAAQISEPPAAPKGMSIPPPPPPEPPKMEIKGEPAAKPAKPTPKEEPKAAAKESEPSKGKSAKDTLSSFFRPKTIKEAPPPAVQVEETPVEAPEPVVEVQSENKVEPQATAEEATRPVVEEQMVDGAPEPVQDAEKVDPSKTGTLEAAAKKPEPPPPVQEEKKKTASKSPSFLSFFKPKAAVPKKAAAAAAAAAAPAAEAPQTVKANKEEPKAAAKSSEVVADNKQASLAPQAGDDGASVPRKLEKRNSIHLFFKTLGQKRHSTDAGVQTEPAAAAAAAEKAK